From the Leptotrichia sp. oral taxon 221 genome, one window contains:
- a CDS encoding TM1812 family CRISPR-associated protein has protein sequence MENNILIMSLSNNLEKNIEKAKKNKKEYRWENKKYDLEKYEYLTKVYLEELKPNKIIVFGTDQSSWNYLYNLLNEYFYSEKEDVVFLEEQKNDVEYIRKVFKERFPDKCKIFFIESKNKFDNENIVSDLVFQIEEIKKILDEQSRNQVYVDITGGLRIIFLSLISIINILKIYYSKLKLKVLYSQNDINLDYFQIIDITNVLEKLDFVDAASSFTKYGSVNKLREIIQNNNLLNKLEELYIKLQFNFKNINDTYKDLAKINVNNENEKILKERIKELKTLKNEKYHNNVKNYGIEIVNKYESDNKKYKSLKDQRNKIVHPLNKFGKYIENNNACKNLSKRKILIWNLGTGEFGRGYEKILYKYINSDSEGQEEIIETQYTFEPYIENYDEIYIFGLETGRWDLLTEYFKNKDIMLPNEKIKYVHVDNFGNINELNQKIGNEIKIKKQEIIEIDMDVTHSFRNIPFNLLTSLRLFELLNDNIVLRSIYYGERILNSEYGSIYKIPILEIINLYKSIVEFKDYTKYTNFLENTKMIDEKLLKIMRKISEAYTYNEYKKIIEISKEFEKINNKELDLINKKIYEIIEVKLIKNETYEELMKFVKNQKNSKNYALASFFLIDIYKYKIFKIDSKEKSETFYKKIEKLKNKYVDNKLKTLIDYLNKLNNVRNYAGHINIREGLNLINFSDSLEKAIEIMNKLTLKDIEKYEKEYEAIE, from the coding sequence GAAAATAAAAAATATGATTTGGAAAAATATGAGTATTTGACAAAAGTATATTTAGAAGAATTAAAACCTAATAAAATAATAGTTTTTGGAACAGATCAAAGTAGTTGGAATTATTTATATAATTTATTAAACGAGTATTTTTATTCTGAAAAAGAAGATGTTGTTTTTTTAGAAGAACAAAAAAATGATGTTGAATATATAAGAAAAGTTTTTAAAGAAAGATTTCCAGATAAATGTAAAATATTTTTTATAGAAAGTAAAAATAAATTTGATAACGAAAATATTGTTTCAGATTTAGTTTTTCAAATAGAAGAAATAAAAAAAATTTTAGATGAACAAAGCAGAAATCAGGTTTATGTTGATATAACAGGAGGACTTAGAATAATATTTTTGTCATTGATTTCAATTATTAATATTTTAAAAATATATTATAGCAAATTAAAATTAAAAGTATTATATTCTCAAAATGATATAAATTTAGATTATTTTCAAATAATTGATATAACAAATGTGCTAGAAAAATTGGATTTTGTAGATGCTGCTAGTTCTTTTACAAAATATGGAAGTGTAAATAAATTAAGAGAAATCATTCAAAATAATAATTTATTGAATAAATTAGAAGAATTGTATATAAAATTACAATTTAATTTTAAAAATATTAATGATACTTACAAAGATTTAGCAAAAATAAATGTAAATAATGAGAATGAAAAAATTTTAAAAGAAAGAATTAAAGAATTAAAAACATTGAAAAATGAAAAATATCATAATAATGTGAAAAATTATGGAATAGAAATAGTCAATAAATATGAAAGTGATAATAAAAAATATAAGAGTTTAAAGGATCAAAGAAATAAGATTGTTCATCCTTTAAATAAATTTGGGAAATATATAGAAAATAATAATGCTTGCAAAAATTTATCAAAAAGAAAAATATTAATTTGGAACTTAGGAACAGGCGAATTTGGAAGAGGATATGAAAAAATATTATATAAATATATAAATAGTGATAGTGAAGGACAAGAAGAAATTATTGAAACACAGTATACATTTGAACCTTATATAGAAAATTATGATGAAATTTATATTTTTGGTCTTGAAACAGGTAGATGGGATCTTTTAACAGAATATTTTAAAAATAAGGATATAATGTTACCAAATGAGAAAATAAAATATGTTCATGTTGATAATTTTGGAAATATAAATGAATTAAATCAAAAGATAGGAAATGAAATAAAGATAAAAAAACAAGAAATAATAGAAATAGATATGGATGTTACTCATTCATTTAGAAATATTCCGTTTAATTTGTTGACTTCGTTGAGATTGTTTGAATTGTTAAATGATAATATTGTACTTCGTTCGATTTATTATGGAGAAAGAATATTAAACTCTGAATATGGAAGTATTTATAAAATACCAATTTTAGAAATAATTAATTTGTATAAATCAATAGTAGAATTTAAAGATTATACGAAGTATACAAATTTTTTAGAAAATACTAAAATGATAGACGAAAAATTATTAAAAATTATGAGAAAAATTTCAGAAGCATATACATATAATGAATATAAAAAGATTATAGAAATATCCAAAGAATTTGAAAAAATAAATAATAAAGAATTAGATCTAATAAATAAAAAAATATATGAAATTATAGAAGTAAAATTAATAAAAAATGAAACATATGAAGAATTAATGAAATTTGTAAAAAATCAGAAAAATTCTAAAAATTATGCATTGGCGTCATTTTTCTTAATAGATATTTACAAATATAAAATTTTTAAAATTGATTCAAAAGAAAAAAGCGAAACTTTTTATAAAAAAATAGAAAAGTTGAAAAATAAATATGTAGATAATAAATTAAAAACATTAATTGACTATCTAAATAAATTAAATAATGTAAGAAATTATGCAGGACATATTAATATTAGAGAGGGATTAAATCTAATTAATTTTTCAGATTCATTAGAAAAAGCAATTGAAATTATGAATAAATTAACTTTAAAAGATATTGAAAAATATGAGAAAGAATATGAAGCAATAGAATAA